The Fusarium oxysporum f. sp. lycopersici 4287 chromosome 1, whole genome shotgun sequence DNA segment GTCGGCAGGGCAGCAACCCTGGGCCTGGCAGTCATCGATACACTCAAGGAGGCAACTATCACCCTTGTTGAGATCAGCAGGACCATCTAGGGACAGAGCAGCAGCTTCCGCATCGTGTGAGTGCTTCTGATCGAAGCAGAACTCGGGCTGTATCGTAGCGCTGTGAATGCCGAACCCATGGAGACACTTCCGAGCTCGACGGGCCAGCTCCATGTACTTCTCGCCACTGTGAGAATCAATGGGGAAAGACACTTGGAGGTGCATGCTAGCGACAAGTTTGGTGTCTGAGAGTTGCCAGACGTGAATATGGTGGCAAGTAATAACGCCGGGAAGAGCTTCGATGTCTTGTCTAATCTCAGGGACGCTGATGTGCTCAGGAGTGGCTTGTAGAAGAACACGGGCAGTGCCTCGGGTGAGAGGAATGCAGGTCTTGAGGATAATAGCAGTGATGAACAGGGAGACGGCGGGATCAGCGTAGACTTTGCCAGGCCAGTCCGTCAGCCAGATAATGAGAGCCGTGACCATGACACCTATGTTGCCAAGCATGTCTCCAATGACGTGGAGAATCATAGCATTCATACCCATATCAGCGTGGTTATGGCCGTGGCtatccttcttgccagcttTCTTGGGAAGAGTGTGGTGGTGGCCGTGATGAACGCTCGAGTCTCGTCTAGGTCGTCGAGAGTGGGAATGAGAGTGAGAGCCTTTTCTATTGTGACCAAGCGAAGAACCCTTCTTAGCAAcgtctttgagaagaggtGACTCCTCATGcgcctcgtcctcttccaTTATCAAAGAGTTCTCGGCGTCGGTCTCGCTCTCGCTAGTGCTTTCGTTGGTCTCACCACGCGTAGCTTCGATGATGCTTTGTCGGAAACTTGCTGGGTGAATGCTCAAGTCATCGAGACTAGCGAAACGCGCATGTCCACTCCTACCGGATCGATGATAGTCGCGGCCTCGTGTGGATGCATCTCGGCTGTGTCGCTGTTCGCTGGATTTGCCGTTGGACTTCTTAGAAGCTGTTGCACGGCGAAACACAGCCTCGGGTAGAACCTCAGCAGCACGGCCACTTTCGTCTGCAAGAGTGCCCTGGGTTTGGTAACCGGCGTTgccttcctcctcgtcgtgGGCGTGGGCGTGAGAATGTCCGTGATCATGATCGTGGTCGTGCTCGCCGGGTCCATGAGAGTGGCCATGGCCGCCGAGGACAAAGAAACCGACAAAGTTGGAGAACAGGCCGGCAGAACCAACAATGAGCATGAGCTTGGGGTTATTGATCTCGGGGGGTTCGATGAATCGGGTCAATGCTTCGAGGACGATGGAAACACAGAGGGCGATAAGGAAAACGGCGTTGAAAAAGGCACCAAGAATCTCTGCGCGAACCCACTAGAAGACAGTTAGACATGCGCATCAGCATTAAAGGGGACGCGATGGTTTGGAAGACGTACGCCAAAGGTGAATTCGTCAGTGGAAGTCTTTTGTGCGGCTGACACAGCCCAGAGGCCGATAACCAACGAGATGATATCATTGAGCTGCGCAGAGTTAGCTGATGTTCTATCCATCGATTCGCATGCAGCGCGAAACAGATGCGATTGACTGACCATGTGAAAAGCATCGGCCATGAGGGCCAGCGAGTGGGCAAGGAAGCCAGAGACAATCTCGACGAGGAAAAACAATGTGTCAATGGCTATCATCACCTTGATCCTGGTACTCTTGGACCAAGCCATCTTTTGAAGAACACCCATGGCGAAGAAATGACACAAGCACCAAAGAGGGTGCTCACTCTTGTCGTGGGAAAAGGATAATGAAAGTCAagtttgttggtgttgaagatggagaaaaAGAGCCCGGGAGCTGGAGGGGGAACCTAGTGAAATGGCCACGGGCTGCAGGAGATTTCAGCGACTTTTAGGTTAGTTACGATGACGGAATGCGACAGTGGAGGCTGCTGATCCCTAGACCAGGGATGAGATAGGAGCTGCAGACTGAGACAAGCAAGGGCTGGTTACACAGATGTGAGAGATGTTTCTCAGGTATGTAAATCCCCGTGTCATACAGTACAACAGACTGTCACAGGAAAGGAAACATTGGGCTCGAAGCAACGAGACGAAGAAAGCTCAGGTCAAAGAGCTGATTAATTTTATTGCATAGTTTGTCATTTATTAGTGGCAATTCAATGGTTAAACGGCACGGCATTCGACGATCGAGACTAACAAGGTGACAGAGCTTTTTCGGTTGCGGGCGATACATTACCAGCCTAGATCAGATTggttctcttttcttttagTTAGCAGCGTAATTAGCGTAGACAGTTTCTACTAAGAAACATTAGAGAGGTGAGACAGGGCTGGCGCTATATATCGTTAGTTAACGGCATGTCTTAGCTCACTGTCGACTCCGGCGCCCGCTCTTTAAAGGCAGCTAGCCCGTGAATCAGCACTCTCCAGGGTCCCTAGCACCCAGTTCAGCGAGTTATGATAAACGTTACCACGTATAAGCTTAGTCCGACTACCTACGGGTCAAAGTTTGGTTACGACGGACTTCGAGTCAAAGATACTCGGTTCGGGATATATTCCAATAAAGTTCAGTAGGAAGAGTCCGGTCAGCCGGTTCGGCAACAGACCCGTTCGCCACTGGGGCTGACTCCGACTTCGGTAAATGGGTAGTTCCATCCAATCCACTTCACTTAGACAAATGCATCCATTGATATGGAGAAACACTTGCAAACTAGAAACATGGGAAGTTTCTGTGAACCTTTTCTTAGCAGTCGACTATTTTGAGACCTCCGACAGATGTTTGATGTTGCCGCAATTAGATTGTGCAATCCGACGCTATACTACCAACCTAAGGTGCTACCCTCCACTCCTAACAAGTATCTTATGTATCCAACAAGCCACCCTGTTTTCCCACCTCTCGCAAGGAAaacagcatcagctcaagtTCCCCATCTGAACTTTCTCGTTGGATGAGCATCCATTGAATCGTGGGGGCTGCGGGTTTCGACCGTCTTTACCGCAGCTCAATTATTTAAACCCCAGTTGATATTGCAAAAATCCCCGGAACGGTTACAGCTCTTCCGAGAGACAACTGTCGAACCACATATCATATTGTGGCTACACGGTAACTGGTTCACTCGGCTGTTTTGCGCATCTTTACCGTTCTGTGTGGCTCCTTGCATTAGATACCGCTGTCTCTGACCCAGCCATGCAGCCAGCCTCAGTCTTTCAGCTTTGTCCGGCACATGCCAACTATTGAAAGGGGCACGCCTAGCATGGCTGCGCCCAAAGCCACAGCGCAGTGAATACGAGCCGTGCTGCAAGGCGTACAGTCCGGACTGATAGTATGTTTTTCTATCAGGATCTCATGATAAGAAATTCTTATTTCGGTTGGTAAATCAGTTTTACGTGAGATAAGCTGTTTTCATTTGGCTGATTCATTTTGTTTATGATCACCGATAGGACTGGCGCTTCGATCCTGTGCATTGTCCAACATGACACCAAAATCGATGACGGATTGCCAAATTAGTTACAACACAAGATTGGAACTTATGAGGGCTACATACTCATGtatctatatatatacaATCAAATAGCCTAGAGAATCGCGTGCCCTGTATTTCATCTGCCACAAGCAATTTTGCATTGTAAGATAGGAACTGTAGGGTATGGTAGTTGCAGCCTGTTCATGATTTCACACTCGGTGGAGCTGACGACGTTTAGCGCCTCCAACGGCCCGCACCCGCACCCGTACCCGTCTTTAACAAGCGCCGGGCGCCTCATGATGCATACAGAATTGAATGCATTGTTATTCTCCTGGTTCCATTGTGAATACAACTGACTGACTGTCCGTCTCTGGGCACATAGAAACAAAATACTAGTGGTACTGGGTATAGTTAGTATTTTGGGAGGCCTAACATGGTACGTCGCCTGATCATGATGTGAAACATTACAAAGGCACCCATCCATAATTCAACAAGTGCTGCGGTTTGCCGCCCATCTTTCTATGGTCACTACTATACGCGCCTTTCAACCCCGGATAGCGACATGGATAGACCCAAGCAGGTAGGCTGGTTGGTTAACCGTGTCCCACAGAGCCAACAATCTTGTTGGTTGCGATTCGTGATAGAGGCAGTGCTCTTGTCTGTTGGGTTCTTAACAACTCATCCACACCTTAGAAGCTGGTTGTTTTTCCATATTCTCAATATAACTgtatattactatttatcCTTTATTTTGGTTGTTGGCTTCTGCCATAAGCATTCATCTTCTGACTCACAACGGAGGATGGAGGCCGCCGCAAGCATTATTGCATTTGTCCAAATCTCGACAGAAATTGGGAAATGTATCATCAAGACGAAGAAGTTGTGGGACCAAGCCCAAGATCTACCTCAGGAAACGCAGCTTCTTTTAACACGTCTACAAGGCTATAAATCTATATTTGAAGCCCTAGATCAGCAATATCCGAACCAGCAATCTTTCAACATGCTGCCTACATTTTCGCCGGTGCAAGATAACTTGCGAGCTTCAATGGAGGCGCTAGAGTTGCTTAGACAAAACGCAGATTATGTATCCTCGAAACTCGAAGTCAAGGCTGGGCTGAAGCGGAAGCTTGCCGCTGTGAAGATAGCCATTGGAAAGGAAAGCTCAGATCGACTCATCACCCGACTGAACGAGTCAGTAACATTACTGGGCTTGGCGCTAACGGCTTGGAATATGTAAGTCCTGACATGACGGGGACTAATCCGGAATCCGTTTGCTGAGTAGTAACTAATGTATATTCGTTGAGGACCATCACGATAATGACACCTGATCTAATTGCAACTCAACTCACCAAAACACTCAAGGACCATTGCGAAAGCTCTAAATTTGACAAGAAACCACTGATCGAAGCCCAAAAGCAAGATGAATCTCACTGCGATGTCATAGAGATTGATGAAGGT contains these protein-coding regions:
- a CDS encoding CDF family cation efflux system protein, with the protein product MGVLQKMAWSKSTRIKVMIAIDTLFFLVEIVSGFLAHSLALMADAFHMLNDIISLVIGLWAVSAAQKTSTDEFTFGWVRAEILGAFFNAVFLIALCVSIVLEALTRFIEPPEINNPKLMLIVGSAGLFSNFVGFFVLGGHGHSHGPGEHDHDHDHGHSHAHAHDEEEGNAGYQTQGTLADESGRAAEVLPEAVFRRATASKKSNGKSSEQRHSRDASTRGRDYHRSGRSGHARFASLDDLSIHPASFRQSIIEATRGETNESTSESETDAENSLIMEEDEAHEESPLLKDVAKKGSSLGHNRKGSHSHSHSRRPRRDSSVHHGHHHTLPKKAGKKDSHGHNHADMGMNAMILHVIGDMLGNIGVMVTALIIWLTDWPGKVYADPAVSLFITAIILKTCIPLTRGTARVLLQATPEHISVPEIRQDIEALPGVITCHHIHVWQLSDTKLVASMHLQVSFPIDSHSGEKYMELARRARKCLHGFGIHSATIQPEFCFDQKHSHDAEAAALSLDGPADLNKGDSCLLECIDDCQAQGCCPADSSSKASSTRRCSESSHSATSPHAHDHDHSHDHGNNHQH